TACTGGGATTATTCAACTACGGAAAACTTCCCAAATGAAGGTAGATTGTACCAATGGAGTGCAGCAATGAATGGAGAAACTACTGAAAAAGCACAAGGCGTTTGCCCGGATGGATGGCATATTCCTACTGATTGTGAATGGATGTATCTGGAAGATGCACTAGGCATGAGCATTGGACATCAAATACAAGAAAACAACTGGCGTCACAGTGGTGAGGTTGGCTTGAAACTTTCTGATGACTCACCGAATGGATTAAACAGCACCGGATTTACTGCTCTAATGACAGGATTTAGGTTAACAGTAGGTTGTGGTTCGACTTTCCCATGTAATATGGCTGATCAAAATACAACCCGCTATTGGACTTCTACTGAAAATCCAAGTAACTCAAATCAAGCTGTAAGGCGTGGTCTGCATCAGGGAACTACACTTCAGGATGCTGTATATAGAAGAGTTGGAGAGACTAAAGGTCACGGATTAAGTGTTCGTTGCCTTAAAGATTAAAATTTGATTAATGTTTCTATTTGCTTTGCTGATTCTACATATCTTATCGTTACCGGCAATATCATCAATATTTTCTTTTGTGTTATAAAAATATCATTCAACTGCTCCGGTGTTATACTCAACTTTTGTGTCGACTTTACTTTTTTTCCGGATAAAGAGTTGGTATAAGTATTCATGACTTTATTGCATTATGTAAAAAACAGTTTTACATTTTATAAAAAAATAATTTAATTAAAGCGGAAGATAAACCATATCCAGATTAGATAAATCATCATTATTAATATCCTGATTTGTTTTCTTAATATTCTTTTTGTTATCGTCATTAATATCCTTTAAAGGCTGCTTTGATTTACCCTTATCAGAATCAACAGAATCATTTTGATTTTCATTTAAGTCTTCATTACCGCGAATTGGTCGACTTTTATCTTCTTTTTTTACTTTTGGGTTAGGTTCTCCAATGTATGGTACATCTTCAATTTCCGGCTTTTTATCAGGCTCTGTTTTTGGTTTGTCCGTCTTCTTATCAAAGTTATCTGCTGGCAGATTTGTGTTTTGCTTTTGTGTTCCCATAATTATTTTTTTTAAAATATATTAATAACAATAAAGTTAGTTTTCAACCAATTTAATATCGTTACAATATTTCAGAAAATAATTGCAAATTTTTCATGCAAGCTATCTCATTATGCTCCAAGTATGACTCACCCTGTCTCTCTATTACTAATGAGGGATTTGTGGTTTGTCTCTGAATTGGAATGACTGTTTTTGTCAGAAAATGGGCCGAGAACAGCCTCACACCATACCGTCATTGTGGGCTTCAAGAGGGAAGCTGAGCGGGCATGCTTGAAATGTGACAATCTCCTGATTGGGGCAGGGGGTTCAAAATTTCTTTTTAAGCCTTTTAATAATTTAATGAAAAAGAAAAGCCCTCCTACTAACTGTCATGCTGACGTCAGGAAACATGACAGAAAGAGCCGAATACACAATTATTACATAAATCTTTTAAAAAAAAGAGCTTTGAGAAATTTTCCCAAAGCTCTTGTAAATATATAGCTTAAAATTTATGTGACAGTCTGAGCAAAGTCAGTCTGCCCAACTTTGGCGTTCCTGCAAAACTTTGATATTCATGGTTTAAGACGTTCTGAATGTAAATGCTCAATCTGGTATTTTCAGAAAAAGGCATTCTGTAACCTGCCTGTACATCAATAACATTAAAAGCCGGTACTTCACCTACATATGCAGCTGAATTAGCTAAAAAACGATCTTGCCAGCGCCAAAGACCGCCTACATTCAAACCTATATTTGAAAACTGATAATCAAATCCAAATGAAGCTTTATGCTGAGGTGCATTTAACGAAATGTAGCCCCCCTGTGCGCCCTCCACCGTAAAAGTGTCTTTACTGGCATAAGAATAGGATCCAAATATTCTGAAATCATCATTTACTAAAAAGGTTAACCCAACGTCAGCACCCCAAAGATTTACACTTCCAATATTGGTATAAGTAACATACAAATCATTATCGGCAAATTCATTAAACCCAACTGTACCAAATGGAATTTGCGCTGAAGCATCTGTCAAAACAGCCGTTAAAAAAGGCCCCGGATTCGGGTCAACAAAGCTCTCTAAAAGATTTTTCAGGTTTTCATTATCCGGGTCTTCCAATGCAGCCTGAATTTCCGGCCCCAAATAGGCAGCCATCGTTTGTGGATCAAAAAATACATTTGGAGTAACGACTACCAAGGGGCTGACAAAATCACTGATGTCAGACCAATATAAGTCTGCACTAAACATCAGGCGGTCAAACAAAATTCCTTTATAGCCAATTTCATAAGTTTGAGTAATACTATTATTGATCGACTTTAAATCTTTTACATCATCAGGACTAACATCTCTGAAAGGAACGTCTGACTGCTGAGTTGCTAACATCATCTTTTTCTCTACATCTTGCAGTACATTTGGTATAATATTATTTAAAATATCATCAACAATTGACTCGGGGAATCCCTGAGCTATAAAGTTTGCTCTAACAATACCGGTAACAACATTCCAGTGAGCATTTTTCATATTTTCATCTTGTAAATCAAAAAACTGATCACCTGTGGCTCCAACTAAAGGAGCAAATGGTGAGCGGTATTGAGGCACCCCGTTAGTTCTGCTAAAAGTAAATCCTTCTCTGTTTCCAATTGCTCTCACATTCGTTCCGGGGAAAAAGTTTTCACTTCCCAACATCCCGCCTAAACCAAATACATCCTGCGTCTGAAGAATATCCAAACTTAAGTTATTAGAGGATGGTGACCCAAAAGCTCTGTTATAAGTAGCTCTGAACGTATGACGTGCAGTTGGCTTATAGATAATGCCTGCTCTGGGTGAAAAAAACAAATCATCAACGAAGTTATGATAGTCCAGTCTGGTAGCTCCTACTAAAGAAAATTGCTGATTTATCTTAAAATCACCCTGTACATAGGCTCCAAATTCATCTATACCATCACTATCTTCATTTCTACCATTAATAGTTCCATCTGTATCCGGTCTGGTAAAAAGTGCATCAACTCCATATATCAAACGTAAGCGTTCATCTACAAAATCGCTGCTATGCTGTATTTGTGCTACATATAATTTTGAACGGTCAACAATTAAATCCCCGGTTCTGGTTAAATAAGTATCTCCCGAGTTACTGGTATTTACAAAAAACTGAGTAAATAAACGACCATATCTGAAACGAGCCTGCCCATAACCATATCTCCAGTCAATTGCCTGAGCAGCTCCAATACCGGTAAGCTCAAGATTTGTGGCACTATTTAATCCTCCCGATAGAATTAACTCTGAGCGGTCGCTAAAACGATAATCTAATCGAATTTCCCCTCCGTAGTTTCGAATAAAATTTTCTAATCTTGCCGGTAAAGCCTCACCTGTGAGCTCTCTTCCCTCCGGGGATTGTCTGCCTAAATATATCGAATCTCCTGATGGTAATTCATTTTCAGGATTTTCAAATCGCCAGTCTTGTCCCTGCATATATGAGCCGGATATTTTAATCCCTAACCTGTCATTAATCTTTGCGGCATGTCTGATGGTTGCTGTTCCAACACTTCGCTCAATACCTCCGCCAACACTTATGCTTGTTTCAAAGTCATCTTCCATATCTAATGGAGAACGTGTAATGATATGCATTACACCTGATGCACTATTTGGTCCGTACAAAGCCGAAGCCGGTCCGCGCAGCACTTCAATCCGCTCAATATCATCGTCTACATTGGGTATCATTTGATAAGCATTAACCCTTAGAGAAGGTACTCTGGCAATTCTGTTATCTACTATTGTTAAAATAGAGCCCGAAAAAATATTATTAAAACCTCTTGAAGCAACATCACTGGAAACTAAACCGGTATTTACGATGTCTATGCCGGGAACTGTTTTCAGGTTGTCAATCGGACTTAAGGCTATGTTGTTTTCTATTTCACGCTGTCCTAAAACGGTTATACTCGCCGGAGCATCCAAAATCTTTTCCTGTCTTCTGGACGCACTCACAATAACCGGATTTAAATCTATATCAGAATCCTGTAAAATGATGTTCCGGGTGACATTATTAGAACTGGAAAGTATGACCACTTCCTGCTCCTGATGCCCGATAAATCGAAAAACTACAGTTGTAGTTTCCTGACGAGGAATCCGAAGGGTATAATTTCCATCAAAATCAGAAGTTGTACCTGTGGTGGTTCCCTTAATGACTAT
The sequence above is a segment of the Chitinophagaceae bacterium genome. Coding sequences within it:
- a CDS encoding TonB-dependent receptor; amino-acid sequence: MKLNLTILLSFFTVYSLFAEQIELSGKVTNTFNEPLAGVNIVIKGTTTGTTSDFDGNYTLRIPRQETTTVVFRFIGHQEQEVVILSSSNNVTRNIILQDSDIDLNPVIVSASRRQEKILDAPASITVLGQREIENNIALSPIDNLKTVPGIDIVNTGLVSSDVASRGFNNIFSGSILTIVDNRIARVPSLRVNAYQMIPNVDDDIERIEVLRGPASALYGPNSASGVMHIITRSPLDMEDDFETSISVGGGIERSVGTATIRHAAKINDRLGIKISGSYMQGQDWRFENPENELPSGDSIYLGRQSPEGRELTGEALPARLENFIRNYGGEIRLDYRFSDRSELILSGGLNSATNLELTGIGAAQAIDWRYGYGQARFRYGRLFTQFFVNTSNSGDTYLTRTGDLIVDRSKLYVAQIQHSSDFVDERLRLIYGVDALFTRPDTDGTINGRNEDSDGIDEFGAYVQGDFKINQQFSLVGATRLDYHNFVDDLFFSPRAGIIYKPTARHTFRATYNRAFGSPSSNNLSLDILQTQDVFGLGGMLGSENFFPGTNVRAIGNREGFTFSRTNGVPQYRSPFAPLVGATGDQFFDLQDENMKNAHWNVVTGIVRANFIAQGFPESIVDDILNNIIPNVLQDVEKKMMLATQQSDVPFRDVSPDDVKDLKSINNSITQTYEIGYKGILFDRLMFSADLYWSDISDFVSPLVVVTPNVFFDPQTMAAYLGPEIQAALEDPDNENLKNLLESFVDPNPGPFLTAVLTDASAQIPFGTVGFNEFADNDLYVTYTNIGSVNLWGADVGLTFLVNDDFRIFGSYSYASKDTFTVEGAQGGYISLNAPQHKASFGFDYQFSNIGLNVGGLWRWQDRFLANSAAYVGEVPAFNVIDVQAGYRMPFSENTRLSIYIQNVLNHEYQSFAGTPKLGRLTLLRLSHKF